The following proteins are encoded in a genomic region of Alteromonadaceae bacterium 2753L.S.0a.02:
- a CDS encoding tautomerase-like protein (manually curated) → MPSVLIERRTSASPDTEVAIMEAVHTALCEAFLIKVTDKNVRLIVHEPHRFSCPPGKSNPEVYTHISIDAIAERSIEAKRTLYRNIVSNLETLGIPKDHVKILIRDIPTTNWGVRGGQAACDIDLGFEINV, encoded by the coding sequence ATGCCAAGCGTATTGATAGAAAGACGAACCTCCGCTTCACCAGATACTGAGGTGGCGATAATGGAAGCGGTGCACACCGCACTGTGTGAAGCGTTTCTAATTAAAGTCACCGATAAAAACGTTCGCCTAATTGTGCATGAACCGCACCGTTTCAGTTGCCCACCGGGAAAGTCAAACCCCGAGGTTTACACACATATTAGCATTGATGCTATCGCAGAACGTTCAATTGAAGCAAAGCGAACGCTATATAGAAACATAGTAAGCAATCTGGAAACTCTGGGAATACCGAAAGATCATGTAAAAATCCTTATTCGTGATATACCGACGACAAACTGGGGTGTTCGTGGTGGGCAGGCAGCATGCGATATTGATTTGGGGTTTGAAATTAATGTGTAA
- a CDS encoding beta-xylosidase — MLLVSSLLGACAAQPSKPTSNTAGEAVDKESECSATYTNPIIWEDLPDPEVIRVNDTYYYTASTFHHSPGAPLLRSYDLVHWEYLSHSVPSLDFDKAYDLEGGSAYVKGIWASTLQYRESNETFYWMGCMHDLGGAYVFTAKQPEGPWQGSKSDQCYYDMGLLIDDDDRMYVAFGNNTISVAELTADGLSEKSRKLVLQTPDWVKGPLEGARFNKIDGNYYIFLTQYANGEYVARSTHGPFGPYELRPFAVALPYGGRGAGGQPHQGGLVKTQHGDWYYMAFNDAFPAGRLPVMAPVTWSEGWPSVELVNGQWGASYAFPNLACGKHKVNTKNTRDEFTASTLNPEWEWNHNPDNSKWASGKGLVMQTASLTKDLYAAKNTLTRRIAGPRSSATVALDISAMKNGDVAGLAVFRDLSAWIGIRKSATTTQLVMSRGQALGPDWKTASYGSDVASKPVNSDTLWLRVDADVTTTEEGGTAKFYWSLDGMRFEALGDTFVMKREWNYFLGYRFAIFNYATATLGGAITVKSFNVEQ; from the coding sequence GTGTTACTGGTAAGTAGCCTGTTGGGCGCTTGTGCTGCGCAGCCCAGTAAGCCAACAAGCAATACTGCCGGAGAAGCGGTCGATAAAGAATCCGAATGCAGCGCCACCTATACAAACCCCATAATCTGGGAAGATCTGCCAGACCCGGAAGTGATACGGGTTAACGATACTTACTATTATACGGCCTCCACTTTTCACCATTCGCCCGGTGCGCCGCTGCTGCGATCTTACGATCTGGTGCATTGGGAATATCTGTCGCACTCGGTTCCCAGTCTTGATTTCGATAAGGCTTACGATTTGGAAGGCGGCAGTGCCTATGTAAAAGGCATCTGGGCATCCACACTTCAGTACCGTGAAAGTAACGAAACCTTTTATTGGATGGGCTGCATGCACGATCTGGGTGGGGCTTATGTCTTTACCGCAAAACAACCAGAGGGCCCGTGGCAAGGCAGTAAAAGTGACCAATGCTATTACGATATGGGTTTGTTAATCGATGATGACGATCGCATGTACGTCGCTTTTGGTAACAACACCATCAGTGTTGCTGAGCTCACCGCAGACGGCTTAAGTGAAAAAAGTCGCAAGCTAGTTTTACAAACACCCGACTGGGTGAAGGGGCCATTGGAAGGTGCACGCTTTAATAAAATTGATGGTAATTACTACATCTTTTTAACGCAATATGCCAATGGCGAGTATGTTGCCCGCTCCACCCATGGGCCATTCGGGCCCTATGAATTAAGACCTTTTGCAGTGGCTTTGCCGTACGGTGGCAGAGGTGCCGGCGGCCAGCCGCATCAAGGTGGGCTTGTAAAAACTCAACACGGCGACTGGTATTATATGGCGTTTAACGATGCCTTTCCCGCCGGCAGATTACCGGTAATGGCGCCTGTCACATGGAGTGAAGGCTGGCCTTCTGTAGAGCTTGTAAATGGTCAATGGGGTGCGTCTTACGCTTTCCCAAATCTGGCCTGTGGCAAGCACAAAGTAAATACGAAAAATACCAGAGACGAATTTACCGCAAGCACACTAAACCCCGAGTGGGAGTGGAACCACAATCCCGACAACAGTAAATGGGCCTCGGGCAAGGGCCTTGTTATGCAAACCGCCTCACTGACAAAAGATTTATATGCAGCCAAAAATACCTTAACACGACGTATTGCTGGGCCCCGCTCAAGTGCAACGGTGGCGCTTGATATCAGTGCTATGAAAAATGGCGATGTTGCCGGGCTTGCGGTTTTTAGAGATCTGTCTGCGTGGATTGGCATTCGAAAATCCGCCACAACAACACAGCTTGTGATGAGTCGCGGGCAGGCCTTGGGGCCCGACTGGAAAACAGCAAGTTATGGCTCTGATGTCGCGTCAAAACCGGTAAATAGCGATACGCTTTGGTTGCGTGTGGATGCCGACGTGACAACTACAGAAGAAGGTGGCACCGCAAAATTTTATTGGAGCCTGGACGGAATGCGATTTGAAGCGCTGGGCGATACCTTTGTAATGAAGCGTGAATGGAATTATTTTCTGGGGTATCGCTTCGCCATTTTTAACTATGCGACAGCAACTCTGGGGGGCGCGATTACTGTAAAATCTTTTAATGTCGAGCAGTAA
- a CDS encoding cell migration-inducing and hyaluronan-binding protein, with product MTRQFINQINMQLTVAVHALRYRSFKFREASVTVQNPRNNAKKIAKSQRFCGATKRIAAVTCALLFFGSPLSYAQTNCSGVNEYPNWTARDWSGGAYNHANTGDQMVYQNTLYRANWYTSTVPGSDSSWSNLGSCSGGSSSSSSSSSSGGSQCDEYCQWYQDAPRPLCQNTDNGWSWENGQTCIGRNTCAAPENPGGVVSNCTGSSSSSSSSSSSSTGGSSSSSSSSSSSSSSSTGGSSSSSSSSSSSSNGGNVWSNASVWPNGNVPRAGDRVVIPQGTNITLDVSPPALAGLTIEGSLTFAEQDLTLTTEWILVRGLLQIGSESQPYTHKATITLTDNNPNETVDGLMGDRAISVMGGTLDLHGNRTNTWTKLAETANAGSSTIQVLNASEWQVGDVIVLASTDFEADQAEQKTITAINGNSITLNSALQYMHYGEVTYDVDERGEVGLLTRNILIQSSSDSENNYKGGHVAVGQGEMHISGVEFYRMGQHLTLGRYPVHWHVHGEGGTQYVENSAVHRSFNRCVTVHGTDDVRVENNVTYNTVGHCFFLEDGVETGNSFIHNLGILTKCHPTRACQPFNQDADDILLPSDNNASTYWITNPDNIFRDNVAAGAEEVGFWIALPEQPTGPSADTPEGQNTWPRRTRIREFTGNVAHSNYDGMMFDRGPNEDGTFAIAGNDHTAYADPTNTDSQVLTTYMSNFTAYKNRNNGVWARGGSHEFSNFRLADNAIGYTHADSGSLLLDSLFVGESDNVGNPNSSAEMNYGRSLPREADYPVRGFEFYDLTNRLRNVTFRNFTDNSTRNTGAISYLLYSDFPISTANSVENLTFENAKPVYFPEMRDAWAFENSGKDGYRGAIFEDVDGSIGGMPGAYVVINNPILTDQNACNIQPSWNAAVCQGDYGRLGFNFFGSNGGEPGRITISRTGVGGSVEVNGFPFAFGGFSGKETTVRLGTEVEINTQNSVSSLSISLREGTPGSSIIMRVFGFNSANTGSQQSSLQALRNSGSNAWYSANGSVYVKLFATSGFGAFVTVN from the coding sequence ATGACTAGACAATTCATAAATCAAATTAACATGCAGCTAACGGTGGCAGTGCATGCACTGCGTTACCGTTCATTCAAATTTCGTGAGGCTTCCGTAACTGTTCAGAATCCTCGTAATAATGCCAAGAAAATTGCTAAATCGCAGAGGTTTTGCGGCGCAACCAAGCGTATTGCCGCAGTAACCTGTGCATTGCTTTTTTTCGGGAGCCCACTCAGTTACGCACAAACCAACTGTAGTGGCGTAAATGAGTACCCCAATTGGACTGCGCGTGATTGGTCTGGCGGCGCCTACAATCACGCTAATACCGGCGATCAAATGGTTTACCAAAATACGCTCTACCGGGCCAATTGGTACACCTCTACGGTACCGGGTAGCGATTCTTCCTGGTCTAATCTTGGCAGTTGTAGTGGTGGCTCTAGCAGCTCGAGTTCCAGCAGCTCCAGCGGTGGCAGCCAGTGTGATGAATACTGCCAGTGGTATCAGGACGCGCCTCGCCCGCTGTGTCAAAACACCGATAATGGTTGGAGTTGGGAAAATGGGCAAACCTGTATCGGGCGTAATACCTGTGCAGCGCCGGAAAACCCAGGTGGTGTTGTGAGCAACTGTACCGGCTCCAGCAGTTCGAGTAGCTCCAGCAGTTCCAGCAGTACTGGTGGTTCGAGCAGTTCGAGCAGCTCCAGCAGTTCCAGCAGTTCCAGCAGTACCGGCGGTTCCAGCAGCTCCAGCAGTAGCTCAAGCAGTTCCAGTAACGGCGGCAATGTGTGGTCGAATGCGTCTGTGTGGCCGAATGGTAACGTGCCGCGCGCTGGGGACAGAGTCGTTATCCCGCAGGGCACCAATATCACGCTGGATGTAAGCCCACCAGCTCTCGCCGGTTTAACCATCGAAGGTTCGCTCACCTTTGCCGAGCAGGATTTAACGCTCACGACTGAGTGGATATTGGTGCGCGGCCTGTTGCAAATTGGTAGCGAGTCACAGCCCTACACCCATAAAGCCACCATCACCCTTACCGACAACAACCCCAATGAAACTGTTGACGGCCTTATGGGTGATCGCGCTATATCTGTGATGGGCGGTACCCTGGATCTGCACGGCAATCGCACAAATACCTGGACCAAACTTGCTGAAACGGCGAATGCGGGCAGCAGCACCATTCAAGTACTCAATGCGTCTGAATGGCAGGTTGGCGATGTGATTGTGTTGGCGTCAACCGACTTCGAAGCCGATCAGGCGGAGCAAAAAACCATTACCGCGATTAACGGCAACAGCATTACGCTGAACAGTGCCTTGCAATATATGCATTACGGCGAGGTTACCTACGATGTAGATGAGCGCGGCGAAGTGGGTCTGCTAACTCGCAATATTCTTATTCAGTCCAGTAGCGATTCCGAAAATAATTACAAAGGCGGTCACGTTGCAGTAGGTCAGGGTGAGATGCACATTTCGGGCGTTGAATTCTACCGTATGGGTCAACACCTTACGCTCGGGCGTTATCCGGTGCATTGGCATGTTCATGGCGAAGGGGGCACTCAATATGTTGAGAACTCAGCTGTACACCGCAGTTTCAATCGCTGTGTTACGGTGCACGGTACTGACGATGTGCGTGTCGAGAATAATGTAACCTACAATACTGTTGGGCACTGTTTCTTCCTGGAAGACGGCGTAGAAACCGGCAACAGTTTTATTCACAATCTGGGTATTCTTACCAAGTGTCACCCCACAAGGGCTTGTCAGCCGTTTAATCAGGACGCCGACGATATTTTGTTACCGTCCGATAACAACGCTTCCACCTATTGGATTACCAACCCGGACAATATCTTCCGCGATAACGTTGCAGCAGGTGCGGAAGAAGTGGGTTTCTGGATCGCATTGCCGGAACAGCCTACCGGCCCTTCTGCAGATACACCGGAGGGGCAGAACACATGGCCAAGGCGAACCAGAATTCGTGAATTTACCGGTAATGTGGCGCACTCAAACTACGACGGTATGATGTTCGACCGCGGCCCGAACGAAGATGGTACGTTCGCGATTGCCGGTAACGACCATACCGCGTATGCCGACCCCACCAATACCGACAGCCAGGTACTCACCACCTACATGTCAAACTTTACGGCCTATAAAAACCGTAATAATGGCGTGTGGGCGCGCGGTGGCAGTCATGAGTTCAGCAACTTCCGCCTGGCGGATAATGCCATTGGTTATACCCATGCCGATTCCGGTAGTCTGTTACTCGATTCTCTATTCGTTGGGGAATCCGACAACGTGGGTAACCCCAATAGCTCGGCAGAAATGAACTATGGTAGAAGTTTGCCGCGTGAGGCCGACTACCCGGTTCGTGGTTTTGAGTTCTACGACTTAACGAATCGCCTGCGTAATGTCACCTTCCGCAATTTCACCGACAACTCAACGCGCAACACCGGCGCTATTTCGTATCTGTTGTATTCCGACTTCCCAATCAGCACCGCAAACTCCGTGGAAAACCTTACCTTCGAAAACGCCAAGCCGGTGTATTTCCCAGAAATGCGCGACGCGTGGGCCTTTGAAAACAGCGGTAAAGACGGTTATCGGGGTGCGATTTTCGAAGACGTGGATGGCTCGATTGGCGGTATGCCGGGGGCTTATGTGGTAATTAACAACCCAATACTTACCGATCAAAACGCCTGTAATATCCAGCCGAGTTGGAATGCCGCGGTGTGCCAGGGCGATTACGGCCGACTGGGTTTTAACTTCTTTGGCTCTAATGGCGGCGAACCCGGCAGAATCACAATCAGTCGTACCGGCGTAGGCGGCTCTGTTGAAGTGAATGGCTTCCCGTTTGCGTTCGGTGGATTTAGTGGTAAAGAAACCACCGTGCGACTCGGTACCGAAGTGGAAATCAACACGCAGAATTCCGTGAGTTCGCTGAGCATTTCGCTGCGGGAAGGCACGCCCGGCTCGTCCATTATTATGCGAGTTTTTGGTTTCAACAGTGCCAACACGGGTTCGCAACAATCCAGCCTGCAGGCGCTGCGTAACAGCGGTTCCAATGCCTGGTATTCCGCGAATGGTTCAGTGTATGTGAAACTGTTTGCCACTAGTGGCTTTGGTGCTTTTGTAACAGTGAATTAA
- a CDS encoding von Willebrand factor type A domain-containing protein gives MRHLQQSKSERRKRSYRPFRVLKQIFCATGLFASATLASINAHALSCNATSNAWNNGYVMNVIVTNDGNTTLNGWQVELNFVQNPNISTFWSSVITTSGNTVTAANMPWNAILNPGQTATFGFLGSHSGNFVQPVCSTGTSPTPTPTPTPTPTPTPTSTPTPTPTPTPTPTPTPIGSSSSSSSSSNGSSSSSGSSSGGWSSSSSTGGTLPQPTTTPTPDPEIGEDATHFYLNYDDSASTAPRDLTFAALEYGNIPSSSYGRPYEFLNAEEFEHFAAEEVDPFVISMGLAQTEELEIPINIEYQGTMFALGVNISGPTLSKEERKNVVLTLLVDISGSMGGTYAPEARNDIRTLLDVAKHGLIELQSSLKSGDVLNVVTFETDAAIVLTDWAYDPNDLTYANAVNALDDTGTTNLNAGIELAYQVAGQSYDETKANRVIILTDAYANTGEVNSTIIAEHTVINGMEGILFSGIGIGSNFNEAFLNNLTDIGKSTYTAMVTPTDAERIFTDGFMRFVDHAVENIQFRLDYPQSLDQLKSAAEQISTDPVEVSTVNYAYNSSQFFLELFNAVDIANVDTSETIKLTATFDGEDGEPQSVAVEKTLEDLLAENTDEIYSAALVTTLANLVAREISCEEVQTSGLYERNIATPVFNTYKAAIDDFCALYTAPTPTPTPTVIPTWYPSSSSSTSSSSTTSSSTTSSTSSSSSSSSSTSSSSSGGVF, from the coding sequence ATGAGACACTTACAGCAATCCAAATCAGAACGACGTAAAAGATCATATCGACCTTTCCGCGTTTTAAAACAAATTTTCTGCGCCACTGGTTTATTCGCAAGTGCAACGCTGGCCAGTATTAATGCGCATGCACTTTCCTGTAACGCAACAAGCAACGCTTGGAATAACGGGTATGTGATGAACGTAATCGTTACCAACGACGGCAACACAACACTTAATGGCTGGCAGGTGGAACTTAACTTTGTTCAGAACCCAAATATCAGTACGTTTTGGAGCAGTGTTATCACTACAAGTGGTAACACCGTTACTGCAGCGAATATGCCGTGGAATGCCATACTCAATCCGGGGCAAACCGCAACTTTTGGTTTCCTTGGATCGCACAGCGGGAATTTTGTGCAACCTGTGTGTAGCACCGGGACTTCACCAACCCCGACTCCTACGCCGACACCGACTCCAACGCCGACTCCAACATCAACTCCGACTCCAACACCCACGCCTACACCAACTCCCACGCCAACCCCGATCGGGTCAAGCTCGAGCAGTTCGAGCAGCTCAAACGGCTCGAGCAGTTCAAGTGGGTCTAGCTCTGGTGGTTGGAGCAGCAGCTCTTCAACCGGTGGTACATTACCGCAACCGACAACCACACCTACGCCAGATCCTGAAATTGGCGAAGATGCCACCCATTTTTATTTAAATTACGATGATTCAGCGAGCACCGCACCGCGCGATTTAACTTTTGCCGCGTTGGAATACGGCAACATTCCAAGCAGCTCCTATGGTCGCCCGTATGAATTCCTTAATGCGGAAGAATTCGAACATTTTGCAGCCGAGGAAGTTGATCCTTTTGTTATTTCGATGGGCTTGGCTCAGACCGAAGAGCTGGAAATACCCATCAACATAGAATACCAAGGAACAATGTTTGCGCTGGGCGTTAATATTAGTGGGCCTACTCTATCCAAAGAGGAGCGTAAGAATGTGGTGCTCACGCTCCTTGTCGATATTTCCGGGTCTATGGGTGGCACCTATGCACCTGAAGCACGCAATGATATTCGCACCTTACTGGATGTTGCCAAACACGGTCTGATTGAATTGCAAAGCAGCCTTAAATCGGGTGATGTGCTTAACGTGGTAACCTTTGAAACTGACGCCGCTATCGTGCTTACGGATTGGGCTTACGACCCGAACGACCTCACCTACGCCAATGCGGTAAACGCACTCGACGACACCGGAACCACCAACCTTAATGCTGGCATCGAGCTCGCCTATCAGGTGGCTGGGCAAAGTTACGATGAAACCAAGGCCAATCGCGTAATTATTCTTACCGACGCCTACGCAAATACCGGTGAGGTCAACTCCACTATTATTGCGGAACATACGGTTATTAATGGTATGGAGGGGATACTGTTTTCTGGCATAGGTATTGGCTCAAATTTTAACGAAGCTTTCCTAAACAACCTTACCGATATCGGTAAGAGTACCTATACTGCTATGGTCACGCCCACCGATGCCGAACGTATCTTTACTGATGGTTTTATGCGCTTCGTCGACCACGCGGTGGAAAATATTCAGTTCCGGCTCGATTATCCTCAAAGTCTGGATCAGTTAAAATCTGCCGCTGAACAAATTTCTACCGACCCCGTTGAAGTTTCCACCGTGAACTACGCTTACAACAGTTCACAGTTTTTCCTCGAGCTTTTCAATGCCGTTGATATTGCCAATGTCGATACCTCAGAAACCATTAAACTTACAGCCACCTTCGACGGTGAAGACGGCGAACCGCAAAGCGTTGCTGTGGAAAAAACATTGGAAGATCTACTCGCCGAAAATACCGATGAAATCTATAGCGCTGCATTGGTCACTACACTTGCCAATTTGGTTGCTCGGGAAATCAGCTGCGAGGAGGTTCAGACTAGTGGCCTCTACGAGAGAAACATCGCGACCCCGGTTTTCAACACTTATAAAGCGGCCATCGATGACTTCTGCGCGCTGTATACCGCACCCACACCTACGCCAACACCGACCGTGATACCAACCTGGTATCCGTCATCGAGTTCGAGTACCTCCAGCAGCTCGACCACAAGCAGTAGCACAACGAGCAGCACTAGCAGCAGCTCATCCAGCTCCAGCAGCACCAGCTCTTCCTCAAGCGGTGGCGTTTTCTAG
- a CDS encoding transposase yields MNTTTNAHIKQQRNIGIDVGKSFLDIYILELDRHWQIHNVKDEIHHLVKTLGRFHLTRIVVEATGGYERQVVEALAEAEMPVVIVQPMNIRQFAKAQGVLAKTDKLDARVIAQFAAVMQPPIRSINSKKVRLIRDLLARKRQLTEARTQELNREQRAEKAIALSHRRILRLLDKELSWVNDRLSKEVSQVAEWQHTFELLLSVPGIGPGVAHTLLGELPELGSLSNRQVGALCGLAPYNRDSGMMRGRRRIKGGRAPIRTVLYMAMLSAIQCNPIMKRFYQRLVAEGKHKKVALTACMRKMMTILNAIVRDGCVWHGA; encoded by the coding sequence ATGAACACAACTACTAATGCACACATCAAACAGCAACGGAATATTGGTATCGATGTCGGTAAATCCTTCCTCGACATTTACATCCTCGAACTCGATCGTCACTGGCAAATTCATAATGTAAAAGACGAGATCCACCACCTCGTTAAAACTCTGGGGCGCTTTCACCTAACCCGCATTGTTGTCGAAGCAACGGGAGGTTATGAACGCCAGGTCGTTGAAGCGTTGGCCGAGGCGGAAATGCCCGTTGTTATTGTCCAACCAATGAACATTCGGCAATTCGCCAAAGCGCAAGGTGTGCTGGCTAAAACCGATAAATTGGACGCTCGCGTTATTGCGCAATTTGCCGCAGTCATGCAACCGCCCATTCGCTCTATCAACTCTAAAAAGGTGCGTCTAATCAGGGACTTATTGGCCAGAAAGCGTCAGCTCACCGAAGCCAGAACACAGGAGCTTAATCGAGAGCAACGCGCTGAAAAAGCCATCGCATTATCTCACCGCAGAATTCTAAGGTTACTTGATAAAGAGCTTTCCTGGGTCAACGATCGGTTAAGTAAGGAAGTATCACAAGTCGCTGAATGGCAACACACGTTTGAGCTACTTTTGAGCGTGCCCGGAATCGGCCCAGGTGTCGCTCACACCCTGCTTGGCGAACTGCCTGAATTGGGTTCTTTGAGCAACCGCCAGGTCGGCGCCCTATGCGGTCTCGCACCCTACAACCGAGACAGCGGAATGATGCGTGGTCGACGACGCATTAAGGGCGGTAGAGCACCGATTCGAACAGTACTCTACATGGCTATGCTCAGCGCAATTCAGTGCAACCCCATAATGAAACGCTTTTATCAACGGCTGGTTGCCGAAGGAAAACACAAAAAGGTCGCGCTAACCGCATGTATGCGAAAAATGATGACCATTTTGAATGCCATTGTTCGCGATGGATGCGTGTGGCATGGGGCTTAA
- a CDS encoding transposase — MKFYTNSHKHYCGIDLHTKTMYVCILDSNANILIHRNIISSEKAFLKLIKPYREDIVVGVECTFSWYWIADLCARENIAFILGHALYMKCIHGGKAKNDKIDSEKIARIIYGKNFPLAYVYPPEMRAVRDLMRRRSYLVRIKSEVQAHIKITNYQYNLPTIKKNLVHKSNRQGLDEHFDDPTIRLNVETDIAVMDALHDDINRLNNYIIKHARGFKSRLLYKLKTVRGIGDVLALTILYEIQDISRFSSVQQFCSYSRLVKCAKESAGKKMGSSGSKIGNPHLKWAFSEAAILFLRDSDRAKAYVDKLAKKHGKAKALSILAHKLGRAIYFMLKRDDAFDENYFFRT, encoded by the coding sequence ATGAAATTTTATACCAATTCTCACAAACATTATTGTGGAATCGACCTACACACCAAAACAATGTACGTCTGCATCCTTGATTCCAACGCTAACATATTGATTCATAGGAATATAATAAGCAGTGAAAAGGCCTTTCTCAAGCTCATTAAGCCTTACCGAGAGGATATTGTTGTTGGCGTCGAATGCACCTTTTCGTGGTACTGGATTGCCGACCTCTGTGCTCGGGAAAACATAGCATTCATTCTGGGTCACGCACTCTATATGAAGTGCATCCATGGCGGTAAGGCAAAGAATGACAAAATTGATTCTGAGAAGATTGCGCGAATCATCTATGGTAAAAATTTCCCGCTCGCCTACGTCTATCCCCCTGAAATGCGGGCTGTACGCGATCTCATGCGACGACGTAGTTATCTCGTCAGAATCAAATCTGAAGTACAGGCGCATATCAAAATCACCAACTATCAGTACAATCTTCCCACTATCAAGAAAAACCTGGTGCACAAATCCAATCGACAAGGATTAGATGAACATTTTGACGATCCTACTATTCGCCTGAATGTAGAAACGGATATTGCTGTTATGGATGCGCTACACGACGATATAAACCGGCTCAACAATTACATTATTAAGCATGCGCGCGGGTTCAAGTCCCGGCTACTTTATAAACTAAAAACGGTGCGCGGTATCGGTGACGTGCTCGCCTTGACGATTCTCTATGAGATACAAGATATATCTCGGTTCTCCAGCGTACAGCAATTTTGTTCATATTCACGCTTAGTCAAGTGTGCCAAGGAATCGGCGGGCAAAAAAATGGGGAGTTCAGGGTCAAAAATTGGCAATCCTCATTTAAAATGGGCTTTTTCCGAAGCAGCCATTCTATTCCTGCGTGACAGTGATAGAGCCAAAGCCTATGTTGACAAACTGGCTAAAAAACACGGTAAAGCAAAGGCTTTATCTATTCTGGCTCATAAACTTGGTCGAGCCATCTATTTTATGCTGAAGAGAGACGACGCATTCGACGAAAATTATTTTTTTAGAACCTAG
- a CDS encoding transposase, IS4 family: MPNFKPDNYNQDFLIALNFLEQIEADPFAMAIHLLVDRMDMSRYFQSYKNDNGGRPAYSPALLLKIILYSYTKGIRTSRDIEWHCKHNIIIRSLACDRAPHYTTIAHFISSHPEGVKDVFEHILLCCEEEGLLGHELIAIDGCKISSNAAKEHSGTLKELEAKREKIAAYIDRCITEHQSLDGRRVCEKERKNELEKRMDRLLKHHDKIDHFLKNNGPRKGKGQRNQEVKSNITDNESCKLYGPKGTQQGYNGVAAVDQQNQVIVDAESFGEGNENHTLQPVLETLRERYHRLGISENLYEDGTVITADTGFYSEANNAYLKRNKIDAYTPDPEFRQRDERFDGQHAKYGSKNRVKVKKHPTRYPASAFKFDAKQKTCVCPAGKELLLYRELHMEVGKYRFGFEGRLTDCRHCALKNNCLRNPASPNTRKGKGRQVTFIHRTAACPTEWMKARVDSKEGKRRYGQRMATVEPVFGNITVRKGLDYFTLRGKTKVDIQWKLYCTVHNVEKLVRYGNIV; this comes from the coding sequence ATGCCCAATTTCAAACCGGACAATTACAACCAGGATTTTCTTATAGCGCTCAACTTTCTAGAGCAAATAGAAGCGGATCCCTTCGCCATGGCGATACACCTCTTAGTGGACCGCATGGATATGTCACGGTATTTCCAGTCTTACAAGAACGACAACGGTGGCCGACCGGCCTACAGTCCGGCGTTATTACTTAAAATTATCTTATACAGTTACACCAAGGGCATACGTACCAGTCGGGATATTGAATGGCACTGTAAGCACAACATAATCATTCGATCCTTGGCGTGTGATCGTGCTCCCCATTACACCACCATCGCCCACTTTATCAGCAGTCACCCTGAAGGCGTAAAAGACGTATTTGAACACATCTTATTATGTTGTGAGGAAGAAGGGCTTCTGGGGCACGAGCTGATCGCCATTGACGGCTGTAAAATTTCATCGAACGCGGCCAAAGAGCATAGTGGAACCCTAAAAGAACTCGAAGCTAAGCGTGAAAAAATAGCCGCCTATATTGATCGGTGCATAACCGAACACCAATCACTCGATGGTCGGCGCGTGTGCGAAAAAGAACGTAAAAACGAACTCGAAAAGCGCATGGATAGACTCTTAAAACATCATGATAAGATCGATCACTTTCTAAAGAACAACGGCCCAAGGAAGGGCAAAGGCCAGCGCAACCAAGAAGTCAAAAGTAATATCACCGATAACGAGTCCTGCAAGCTTTATGGCCCGAAGGGCACGCAGCAAGGCTATAATGGCGTGGCCGCTGTCGATCAACAAAACCAGGTCATCGTAGACGCCGAGTCCTTTGGCGAAGGCAACGAAAACCACACCTTACAGCCAGTATTAGAAACCCTTAGAGAACGCTACCACCGACTGGGGATATCTGAAAATCTCTACGAAGACGGCACCGTGATAACCGCTGATACGGGGTTTTACAGTGAGGCAAACAATGCGTATCTAAAAAGGAACAAGATAGACGCTTATACCCCCGATCCGGAATTTCGCCAGCGAGATGAGCGATTCGATGGGCAGCATGCCAAGTATGGCAGCAAAAACCGGGTCAAGGTCAAGAAGCACCCCACGCGTTACCCAGCCAGCGCCTTCAAATTCGACGCCAAACAGAAAACCTGCGTTTGTCCGGCGGGAAAAGAACTGCTGCTCTACCGTGAATTACACATGGAGGTGGGTAAATACCGCTTTGGGTTTGAAGGAAGGTTAACCGATTGTCGGCATTGCGCGTTAAAAAATAACTGTTTGCGAAACCCCGCCTCCCCGAATACACGTAAGGGTAAAGGGAGACAGGTTACATTTATTCATCGAACAGCGGCTTGTCCCACAGAATGGATGAAGGCACGGGTTGATAGCAAGGAAGGAAAGCGTCGCTATGGGCAACGGATGGCGACGGTAGAACCTGTCTTCGGTAATATTACGGTACGTAAGGGCTTGGATTATTTTACCTTACGGGGAAAAACGAAGGTGGATATACAATGGAAACTGTATTGTACGGTACATAATGTCGAAAAATTAGTGAGATATGGCAATATCGTGTAA